The Lolium rigidum isolate FL_2022 chromosome 2, APGP_CSIRO_Lrig_0.1, whole genome shotgun sequence genomic interval TACACACTCACCAAACAGACATCACATAGTTGCTATGCACCTGTTCAGTTCTACCAGCCCTTTGGACATGAGTGATGCAACTAGACCCACCTAACCAGAAGCTTGCTTGTGGTAGCACCCCAAGCTTGGTTtccaggggaggggagaggggaggaggagaggaggatgatGGTGAGGAGACGAAGGTGGTGATACTAGTAAATGGAGACCACCTCTTGGATTTAAGGCAGGTGTGTGTGGTTGTGGGACCTGTCCGCAGCCACAGGTCACCCTCACCCAATGACCAAGGCAAACTTGAGCCTGTTTTCTCTTAAGATCTCTTTTCTATGCTGATTGAGTCAACCACCTTTATCtcattgtttgtttgtttgtttgcctGGTTGACTAGTCTAAAGATTTTTTTTGCAGAAAAATTAGTCTGAAGATAACTTGATTATTGGTAGCATGAAATCTAATACGTATCATGTAGGAGTACACTGTTCTGTTCTCCTCTCTTTTTCTGAGGCCACTATTCTCCACCTCTTCCCTCCTTTTGTATTTTCAAGAGGACAAATTAGTAAGCCTTTAATACTCTCATCGTTTATTAATAGATGTCTGAGGTTTGCCTAaacttggatgtatctagacactaaatagtgtaTAAATACATCTAGATTTAAATAAATCCTAGATGCCTATTTATGGACATATGTAGTAATATACTCACCTTTTTACCCAATTATCTAACTACAAAGACAATCATGCAAAGATCATGATAACGGGATCTCCAAAAGCAGCAATAATAGACAAAGAGAAAAGGCAACGGTCCATGTCAAGATCACACTAATATAAAACGAATGCACAGCACGCCATCATTTTGGAGTGCCTTGGAATCAGAACAAGAGGGAAGATGCTAATGGAAGGGGGCAAGTTGTTTACACATATCACCATATGCCACTGTTCACAAGTCATCAATCTGCTTATCTGCAAGATACATCACACGACAGGGCTGCAACGCCAGCACCAGATGTGCTCATTTCCACTAGGGAGTTCATTGACCAACTATAAAATGTTTGAATTGTACTTGTACATACATAAAATTGATATAAACCATATGTTAAATCACCCCACAACTATTTTCTGAAACTATTATTAATGCACAACTAGTGCTAAATTCATAGAGTACGGTGGGATATCTGTGAAGATCTACACAGGCTTTTGACCCACTTTTTTGGGTTATCCTTTGGCCAGAAATGTTTCAACCTGAATAAACTTTTGGGGACCTGGTGTATTCCGGGTATTTATCCTGTCTCCTGTGGGAATTGAATTGTTTGCTGTGAAATTCCGCGAATCAACCCTGGCACTTGTATGCTATTGACcctcactcggccctcttctgCTCACAGTGGTATTCTTCAGGATCTGCACAACAAAGAATAACTAACTCAGGACATGTTCTCTTTGTTCATCTTCAGAGTTAACTAGTGGCCATCAGTATGTTGCAGATGGAGGTTTTGAGTTTCCCTTAGATGGTATGGTTCGAGCTTTCTATGGCCTATACAATCCAATACTGGAGCTACAGAATCCGAACCGCACATATAACAGCggggttttttttttgcgaaatataTAACAGCGGTTTTGACATTCATATAGCAGTGAATTACATGCATAACAAAATTATGAAACATTGTGAATTGTGATCATGGTCAACCTAAACAGACGGCTTCGAATTATCTGCGTATTCAGTGTATATTATATTGAGCCGCCCAATTGAAGAATTTTGGAACAATAAGGAGGGAAAAGTTGTACCTGACGGAGCATCTGGTTCTCATTCTGAAGAGTGGAGTGTCTCTCTTCCAGCTCCGAGTTCTTCTTCTCTAGGTCTTTCACCTTCACTTCTAGATCACCCAAATAAGCTTTCTTCCTCTCCCTTGCCTGCTGTGCTGATACCCGGTTCCTCAGCAACCTTCATAAGTCACATACACACATAAGTGGGAAAATATTTATGTATTTTAGATGACAGAAGAGAACGCTCTCCTGGCTTCAGAGACGTGAAACCCAAATTTATACCAACATTCACCCAAACGAAGCCCAAGGAAGAAACAAGTAGATACATAGGAACTGTTCTTTTACAAGTTATGTTATATAACAAAGAAAAAACTAAATTAGGGTTGACATAAAGGGACGTGAatttttggcacatgggtgcTATGCATCTCATAAACCCCCAAAATTCGTAGTAAATATCTAATATTAATAAAAACGAATCCTCCTGAAAACAAAAGATGATCTAGTATGTACTCGTATAAAATTGTCTAGGCTCGAAATGATTGCCATGGTATCCTCGGCAAAAAAGAGTAATTTATGACTACGTGGACATTaggattttcaattttttttttacctAGCATACAATAATAGTAATCCCCTCACAATTTTTTCATACAAGTACAATACTTAATCATCTTTGGTTCCgaaaaggattatgattttttagTCTTGTTTTGAATTACTCTTTTTTATTTTGGATGTATGGGATGCTTGGCACCCATAGCATGAATATATTTTCCTGGAATAAAGCTGCTTTATATATATAGCAGAGAAGCTACAAAACAAGCTTGTTAATCACGCTAATTTTATAAATCATTTGAATGACATCGTGAGTGTACATCTATGTGAAAATCGCTTGGCCCCTGCATCGCTCCGCTCGAGGGGCGACACGGGAGGCGACTTAACCCCTACCTGCTCCACTTCGCCGCCACTTGAGACAGCTTTTGGGCAGGACAACGAGCTTGCTTGGAACCGTCTTCCTCGGTTCTCTACGTCAATGTTCATCCAAGTTGAAGGGAGCGCCTCCATCGGCCGACAGTATGGTGTCCTTCGAGCCAGCGTGAGGAGGCAGGGTGCCTTCTTCGTCGATGGACAGGGTGAGGTTAGTGCTCGGTTCCGAGGTGCTTTCTATGTCAAGTCACTCCTGCTGGCTCCCTCTCGAGTTCCTGTGGAGACGGTTTGCTGATTGCAGAAGAGGGCCATGATGTGTCAAGTTGTTCTTCAATGTTTTTATGTTGTCAGCTTGTAATTTCGTTGTGTTGTAAGTTGTTCTCAACAACCTTATACTATCTGTCAttcgtggctttattaatttgaaGCTGAGTTAAGCCGTATGTTTAAAAGCATACGTCTATGTTATACACGGTATTTCTAAATAAAGATATATCACACATAATTCTTAGCCGAGATATTACATACAGTTACTTTCGTACACATTGAATTTACATTCAAAAACAAATTAGTATCATTTGTTTACCGAAGTCCCTAATGTTACAGTTGTTACTCATGCCAGTGAACTATTTTCAAAATATGCGCACTTTGCACTCTAAACTATAACTTTGCCTTAAGTTTGAAGCCCCAAATTCAAAACCAGTTAAATGTTCCCCCTTAGCTCTCAAACCCGTCCACTTTATCTCGTGATACCAGAATCGTGGATTTTGGTTGACATGCCATGTAAATATCCAATCTTTCTTCTAACTATGACGTCCACATGGACAAATACAATAATTTAAAATGGACATTTTTTGGCGTACCACTCCTCGGTCTTTTTGTATGATCCGATAGACTAATTGTCTACATTGCAATATGATGGTAATAGAATAAGATGGTAAGAGGAAAATTTCCATTTTCTTTGAGTTTTGTAGGCACTCAATCGTTTATCTATCTATTGCCCTAAACTGATATGTGTGTGCGTGCGCGCTTGTGTTGGGGACTAATGTGTTTAAATGAAGCTTCACATATCTTATAAtttacacacatatatatattaaATAATAATAAGCATGTACTTAAAAAGTAAGGACGCGTAGAATTAAGTTAATTCTTGGCCACACACATCATTTAATTTCATATGCAATTCAGGTATAAATAGATTCTTTTTTGCTACGATTGCAACCGCATGTGCAATTATTAGGTGCACGATCACGATGTAAATACAACGGTTCTAGAGCTGACCGAGGCTCTAGCTTAATTCTCGGCCGACCGTGAACTAGCAAAATCGTAAAAATATTTGAGTCTGAGATTTTATTTTGTCTCTCTCTAACTTAGATCCACAAGCAAATCTTGTCTTATCCAAACTGAACAAAGGGGACCTATCCATGGTGGCATGACAATATGGACCATGATGAATTCGGTAGTGAGGACCAGCGTGCACTGCCAAAACACGCAGCATGGGCACGCAGCTATCTATCATCCAAACATATCACAGATGTGGTATTTGTCCAAGATTGTGCTGATTGAAATATCTCACGTCTACTCTTTTACTTTTAGCCAGCTATTGGAACTCGATCTGAAACCATTTCATTATAGTACTAACTATGACGGTGTTAAGTGCGAGTAGTACCTTTTGAGTCGCTTGTGCTCCTTGTCGGCCGGGGTGCGGCCCCGGCGGCGCGCGCTGCCTTGCGCCGTGGAGGACTGCGCGCGCTCGGAGCCGCCGGGGTCCCTTCTGCCGGACGTGGAAGGGCCGCCTGGCCCCAGGCCCAGCTCCGGCACCGTGCCTATCTCGTCGTCGCTCTCCATCCCTGCGGTTCACCAAAGATCATATCAGCTCAGCTCGCTAATCAAGCTCCCGTGAAGATGAAAAACAGTTATCCAGCACAAAAACATACGCTCGATCTTTCCTCAAAACGAAACTCGATCAGGCACCGTTGGAAAGAAATGCCGTGACGGAAAGAGAATCGAAGGAGAGTGTGGAGCTTTGCTTTGCTTACCTTCTTTGGCGTCCATGTGGTGGCCGGAGCTTGAGGACCTGTCGCTGCTGGAAGGCCGCGAGCTCTCCCCCTGCTCCTGCATTCTCGCTCGCTCGCAAGGAAGACGAGACAGGTCGCTCGTTCAGATATCTACCTAGTACCTGCTCTTCCCTCCCTATCTAGCTACTTGCTTCaatctcttcctcggttcctcctcctaaCCAGCTACTTGCTTGTAGTATGGACCATGGGAACTTTTCTCTCTTAAGACGGCACAAAGCACAAGGTACCTTACGGATCAGCCCCTGAGAGGCCACAATCGTTTCATACAGATCCTCACTATATCATGTTCCAGTCCCTGGACGGTGTACTCGCAGAGGAGAAAGGAGGTGAAAAGCAATTCAGGATCGAAGGATGGGGGTTTCTGCAAGGCGCGGTTTCCAGCTATGGCATTGATTGTCCCGAAAGTTCCATGGGGCTGGGGTTTTAGCGGAGCGATCCCAGCCACCAGCCCCCTGGAGATCGCACGGCCGGCAGcccgacgtcgtggccgccgcggAGACCACGCGCCCGGAGGCGCCATCCAAAGGCGCGGAGCCCCGCTACGTGGAGACGCCCAGGCCCTTCCGCTCCGCCCTGGTTACGCTGACGCGCGGGCCGTCCCACTCGctgccccaccagtcagtgagatCTCAGGATAGCGTCGGGGCCAGCGCTTTCGCCTGACGCCGCCGCGCGCGTGCGCGTCGGCTCAACGGCTCGGTGGCGCGTCGTCGGCCACGGGGAGAGATTGGGGGCGGAATATCTCTATCGTACGCACGTTGCGCTGCCCCCTTTTGATCAATATCGCCGTCCTGGAAGCCGATCGGGCAACGAACGACGGCACGGCAGCAAGATCGTGCAACCAGATACGGAGTATCTCCTAGCTAGCATTTGGTGCGCAGCGCATCTAGCAACTGATCGAGGAATGGTTTGTCGGCTAGCAGGTGAGATATTAACGGCAAAAGAACATGCCGTGTTCATCCATCGAGTCTGTACAGGGTATGCAGATCGTTGCGCTCTGTCTAGCTCGGAAGCTTCGATACCGCGCATGAACGGGAGTCGTTGATGAGATCCCATGAAGAACCCGGGTGTGTTTCAGCTGATCCGTTCATTTTCGTTGTTGTTTATCGTGCTCTGAGCCAACTCATAGATCACAAGACACAAGCGAACGTGTATCTTGCGATGACCCCTCTGCTTTCCTAACGGGGTATTATCTCTGGAGAGTCGGAGCATTGGATGCTTGTTGCCGTGTTTGctctgctgatgatgatgaacatcgcATCGATGATGTATATTTTGAAAGTAGCTATGTTTAATCTGAACTGATGGCAAGTATCTATATTTTACGAGGCGGTATTTATGTAACCCCTCGGTTGATGAAAACTTATGTTGCAACACAAGTTGTTGTTCATGAACTCGTGGAGCAACACTATGATCCACTGCTAGAACTATTATTTGTATGCTAGCCTTGTTGATTATTTGAACTATGGTTGTTGTCGTGTCATTTTCTATTACGTCGAACATCTTGCGAGCATATATGGTGAATTGGGTAAGCTCCCAAGAAGGGTGGAGGTGATCGTATTCGGCAAACAGATGTAACCAAACAACCGTGGCAGTTGTTGAAAACCG includes:
- the LOC124691964 gene encoding transcription factor HY5-like, which translates into the protein MQEQGESSRPSSSDRSSSSGHHMDAKEGMESDDEIGTVPELGLGPGGPSTSGRRDPGGSERAQSSTAQGSARRRGRTPADKEHKRLKRLLRNRVSAQQARERKKAYLGDLEVKVKDLEKKNSELEERHSTLQNENQMLRQILKNTTVSRRGPSEGQ